One genomic window of Coregonus clupeaformis isolate EN_2021a chromosome 12, ASM2061545v1, whole genome shotgun sequence includes the following:
- the LOC121578392 gene encoding semaphorin-3F-like isoform X1 yields MLWDKLWWLSTLLALSAQALPTLPIEPLSAPRVFLSFKELRSTGTAHHFSFLLNSTDYRILRMDEDHDRMYVGSKDYILSLDLHDINKEPLIIHWPVAPQRKTECVLSGKDTNGECGNFIRLIEPWNRTHLYVCGTGAYNPICTYVDRGRRSQAHYLQVAQSGGRTNRAADFSTTAGPVEPKEYIFRLEPGKVDSGKGKCPYDPKLNSVSALINGELYAGVYIDFMGTDASIFRTLGKQTAMRTDQYNSIWLNDPTFIKAHLIPDSAEKNDDKLYFFFREKASEMGQSPMAQSRIGRICLNDDGGHCCLVNKWSTFLKARLICSVPGVDGIETHFDELRDVFIQPTQDIKNPVIYGVFSVSGSVFKGSAVCVYSMADIRQVFNGPYAHKEGPNYQWVAYTGKIPYPRPGTCPGGTFTPNMKSTKDYPDEVINFMRNHPTMYNAVYPIHKRPLVVRNNVDYEFTTITVDQVAAADGSYEVLFLGTDRGTVQKVIVLPRDDLQTEELVLEEVEVFRVPTPITTMKISSKRQQLYVGSVLGVTHLALHRCDVYGEACADCCLARDPYCAWDGKSCTRYSVSQKRSDPSRRSRRQDVKYGNPIHQCRGYNSNANKNTLEMVQYGVEGSTTFLECQARSPHVSLKWHLQRENSDRRKEIRSEGRTVKTEQGLLLRSLQSSDSGVYQCTSTEKNFKHTLVKLQLVVLSSRTVNNVLVETGSPAQPPLQSSAWTPSAGQYKDLLTILSQPEMGLINQYCQDYWQLGEGSPGDPILAISKARGLKELKEQKKPRNRRHHNDEDDEDEHTNPAET; encoded by the exons agctGAGGTCTACTGGCACTGCCCACCACTTCTCCTTCCTGCTCAACTCAACTGACTACCGTATCCTGCGTATGGACGAGGACCACGACCGCATGTACGTCGGCAGCAAGGACTACATCCTGTCCCTGGACCTGCATGACATCAACAAGGAGCCGCTCATA ATTCACTGGCCTGTGGCTCCTCAGAGGAAGACAGAGTGTGTTTTGTCGGGGAAGGATACCAAC GGGGAATGTGGGAACTTCATCCGTTTGATCGAGCCGTGGAACCGGACCCACCTATACGTGTGTGGAACAGGGGCCTACAACCCCATCTGCACCTATGTGGACCGCGGACGCAGGTCCCAG GCCCACTACCTGCAGGTGGCCCAGTCCGGAGGGAGGACCAACCGGGCGGCAGATTTCAGCACTACAGCAGGGCCTGTGGAGCCAAAG GAATATATCTTCCGTTTGGAGCCAGGCAAAGTGGATTCGGGGAAAGGCAAATGTCCTTACGACCCTAAACTCAACAGCGTCTCAGCTTTGATCA ATGGGGAGCTCTACGCAGGGGTCTACATTGACTTCATGGGGACAGACGCGTCCATCTTCCGTACTCTGGGGAAACAGACAGCCATGAGGACGGACCAATACAACTCCATATGGTTAAATG ATCCCACATTCATCAAGGCGCACCTCATCCCAGACAGTGCTGAGAAGAACGATGACAAGCTCTACTTCTTCTTCCGGGAGAAGGCTTCAGAGATGGGCCAGAGTCCCATGGCCCAGTCCAGGATAGGCAGGATCTGTCTG AATGATGATGGTGGACACTGCTGTCTGGTCAACAAGTGGAGCACTTTCCTGAAGGCCAGACTCATCTGCTCTGTACCTGGAGTGGACGGCATAGAGACCCACTTTGATGAGCTCC GAGACGTGTTCATCCAGCCAACTCAGGACATCAAGAATCCTGTCATCTATGGCGTGTTCTCAGTTTCAGG GTCAGTGTTCAAGGGCTCAGCAGTGTGTGTCTACTCCATGGCTGACATCCGTCAGGTCTTCAATGGACCCTATGCTCACAAGGAGGGGCCCAACTACCAGTGGGTGGCCTACACTGGGAAGATCCCCTACCCTCGGCCTGGGACG TGTCCCGGAGGTACGTTCACCCCCAACATGAAGTCCACTAAGGATTACCCAGACGAGGTGATTAACTTCATGCGGAACCACCCCACcatgtacaacgctgtgtacccAATACACAAGCGCCCCCTGGTGGTCCGGAACAATGTGGACTATGAGTTCACCACCATCACTGTGGACCAGGTGGCCGCTGCCGATGGGAGCTACGAGGTCCTATTCCTGGGGACAG ACAGGGGGACGGTTCAGAAGGTGATTGTCCTACCCAGAGATGACCTGCAGACAGAggagctggttctggaggaggtggaggtgttcAGG GTGCCAACTCCCATAACCACCATGAAGATTTCATCCAAAAGG CAACAGCTGTACGTGGGTTCAGTGTTGGGTGTGACCCACCTTGCCCTCCATCGCTGTGACGTGTACGGGGAGGCGTGTGCTGACTGCTGCCTGGCCCGGGACCCTTACTGCGCCTGGGACGGCAAGTCCTGTACCCGCTACTCTGTCTCGCAAAAGAG ATCTGACCCCTCTAGGCGCAGCCGTCGACAGGATGTAAAGTATGGTAACCCAATCCACCAGTGCAGAGGCTATAACTCTAACG CCAATAAGAACACGCTGGAGATGGTGCAGTATGGGGTGGAGGGCAGCACTACGTTCCTGGAATGTCAGGCCAGGTCCCCTCATGTGTCTCTAAAATGGCACCTGCAGAGGGAGAACAGCGACAGGAGGAAAGAG ATCCGCTCTGAGGGCCGGACAGTGAAAACAGAGCAAGGTCTCCTGCTGCGTTCCCTCCAGTCGTCCGACAGCGGAGTCTACCAGTGCACGTCCACAGAGAAGAACTTCAAACACACGTTGGTCAAGCTGCAGCTGGTGGTCCTGTCCAGCCGCACGGTCAACAACGTCCTGGTGGAGACGGGCAGCCCGGCCCAACCACCCCTCCAGTCCAGCGCATGGACCCCCAGCGCGGGTCAGTACAAGGACCTGCTGACCATCCTGAGCCAGCCGGAGATGGGCCTGATCAACCAATACTGTCAGGACTACTGGCAGCTGGGAGAGGGCAGTCCGGGGGACCCCATACTGGCCATCAGCAAGGCCAGGGGACTCAAGGAGCTGAAAGAGCAGAAGAAGCCCCGCAACCGCCGGCATCACAATGATGAGGATGACGAAGATGAGCACACCAACCCAGCCGAGACATGA
- the LOC121578392 gene encoding semaphorin-3F-like isoform X2, whose translation MLWDKLWWLSTLLALSAQALPTLPIEPLSAPRVFLSFKELRSTGTAHHFSFLLNSTDYRILRMDEDHDRMYVGSKDYILSLDLHDINKEPLIIHWPVAPQRKTECVLSGKDTNGECGNFIRLIEPWNRTHLYVCGTGAYNPICTYVDRGRRSQAHYLQVAQSGGRTNRAADFSTTAGPVEPKEYIFRLEPGKVDSGKGKCPYDPKLNSVSALINGELYAGVYIDFMGTDASIFRTLGKQTAMRTDQYNSIWLNDPTFIKAHLIPDSAEKNDDKLYFFFREKASEMGQSPMAQSRIGRICLNDDGGHCCLVNKWSTFLKARLICSVPGVDGIETHFDELRDVFIQPTQDIKNPVIYGVFSVSGSVFKGSAVCVYSMADIRQVFNGPYAHKEGPNYQWVAYTGKIPYPRPGTCPGGTFTPNMKSTKDYPDEVINFMRNHPTMYNAVYPIHKRPLVVRNNVDYEFTTITVDQVAAADGSYEVLFLGTDRGTVQKVIVLPRDDLQTEELVLEEVEVFRVPTPITTMKISSKRQQLYVGSVLGVTHLALHRCDVYGEACADCCLARDPYCAWDGKSCTRYSVSQKRRSRRQDVKYGNPIHQCRGYNSNANKNTLEMVQYGVEGSTTFLECQARSPHVSLKWHLQRENSDRRKEIRSEGRTVKTEQGLLLRSLQSSDSGVYQCTSTEKNFKHTLVKLQLVVLSSRTVNNVLVETGSPAQPPLQSSAWTPSAGQYKDLLTILSQPEMGLINQYCQDYWQLGEGSPGDPILAISKARGLKELKEQKKPRNRRHHNDEDDEDEHTNPAET comes from the exons agctGAGGTCTACTGGCACTGCCCACCACTTCTCCTTCCTGCTCAACTCAACTGACTACCGTATCCTGCGTATGGACGAGGACCACGACCGCATGTACGTCGGCAGCAAGGACTACATCCTGTCCCTGGACCTGCATGACATCAACAAGGAGCCGCTCATA ATTCACTGGCCTGTGGCTCCTCAGAGGAAGACAGAGTGTGTTTTGTCGGGGAAGGATACCAAC GGGGAATGTGGGAACTTCATCCGTTTGATCGAGCCGTGGAACCGGACCCACCTATACGTGTGTGGAACAGGGGCCTACAACCCCATCTGCACCTATGTGGACCGCGGACGCAGGTCCCAG GCCCACTACCTGCAGGTGGCCCAGTCCGGAGGGAGGACCAACCGGGCGGCAGATTTCAGCACTACAGCAGGGCCTGTGGAGCCAAAG GAATATATCTTCCGTTTGGAGCCAGGCAAAGTGGATTCGGGGAAAGGCAAATGTCCTTACGACCCTAAACTCAACAGCGTCTCAGCTTTGATCA ATGGGGAGCTCTACGCAGGGGTCTACATTGACTTCATGGGGACAGACGCGTCCATCTTCCGTACTCTGGGGAAACAGACAGCCATGAGGACGGACCAATACAACTCCATATGGTTAAATG ATCCCACATTCATCAAGGCGCACCTCATCCCAGACAGTGCTGAGAAGAACGATGACAAGCTCTACTTCTTCTTCCGGGAGAAGGCTTCAGAGATGGGCCAGAGTCCCATGGCCCAGTCCAGGATAGGCAGGATCTGTCTG AATGATGATGGTGGACACTGCTGTCTGGTCAACAAGTGGAGCACTTTCCTGAAGGCCAGACTCATCTGCTCTGTACCTGGAGTGGACGGCATAGAGACCCACTTTGATGAGCTCC GAGACGTGTTCATCCAGCCAACTCAGGACATCAAGAATCCTGTCATCTATGGCGTGTTCTCAGTTTCAGG GTCAGTGTTCAAGGGCTCAGCAGTGTGTGTCTACTCCATGGCTGACATCCGTCAGGTCTTCAATGGACCCTATGCTCACAAGGAGGGGCCCAACTACCAGTGGGTGGCCTACACTGGGAAGATCCCCTACCCTCGGCCTGGGACG TGTCCCGGAGGTACGTTCACCCCCAACATGAAGTCCACTAAGGATTACCCAGACGAGGTGATTAACTTCATGCGGAACCACCCCACcatgtacaacgctgtgtacccAATACACAAGCGCCCCCTGGTGGTCCGGAACAATGTGGACTATGAGTTCACCACCATCACTGTGGACCAGGTGGCCGCTGCCGATGGGAGCTACGAGGTCCTATTCCTGGGGACAG ACAGGGGGACGGTTCAGAAGGTGATTGTCCTACCCAGAGATGACCTGCAGACAGAggagctggttctggaggaggtggaggtgttcAGG GTGCCAACTCCCATAACCACCATGAAGATTTCATCCAAAAGG CAACAGCTGTACGTGGGTTCAGTGTTGGGTGTGACCCACCTTGCCCTCCATCGCTGTGACGTGTACGGGGAGGCGTGTGCTGACTGCTGCCTGGCCCGGGACCCTTACTGCGCCTGGGACGGCAAGTCCTGTACCCGCTACTCTGTCTCGCAAAAGAG GCGCAGCCGTCGACAGGATGTAAAGTATGGTAACCCAATCCACCAGTGCAGAGGCTATAACTCTAACG CCAATAAGAACACGCTGGAGATGGTGCAGTATGGGGTGGAGGGCAGCACTACGTTCCTGGAATGTCAGGCCAGGTCCCCTCATGTGTCTCTAAAATGGCACCTGCAGAGGGAGAACAGCGACAGGAGGAAAGAG ATCCGCTCTGAGGGCCGGACAGTGAAAACAGAGCAAGGTCTCCTGCTGCGTTCCCTCCAGTCGTCCGACAGCGGAGTCTACCAGTGCACGTCCACAGAGAAGAACTTCAAACACACGTTGGTCAAGCTGCAGCTGGTGGTCCTGTCCAGCCGCACGGTCAACAACGTCCTGGTGGAGACGGGCAGCCCGGCCCAACCACCCCTCCAGTCCAGCGCATGGACCCCCAGCGCGGGTCAGTACAAGGACCTGCTGACCATCCTGAGCCAGCCGGAGATGGGCCTGATCAACCAATACTGTCAGGACTACTGGCAGCTGGGAGAGGGCAGTCCGGGGGACCCCATACTGGCCATCAGCAAGGCCAGGGGACTCAAGGAGCTGAAAGAGCAGAAGAAGCCCCGCAACCGCCGGCATCACAATGATGAGGATGACGAAGATGAGCACACCAACCCAGCCGAGACATGA
- the LOC121578392 gene encoding semaphorin-3F-like isoform X3 produces MLWDKLWWLSTLLALSAQALPTLPIEPLSAPRVFLSFKELRSTGTAHHFSFLLNSTDYRILRMDEDHDRMYVGSKDYILSLDLHDINKEPLIIHWPVAPQRKTECVLSGKDTNGECGNFIRLIEPWNRTHLYVCGTGAYNPICTYVDRGRRSQEYIFRLEPGKVDSGKGKCPYDPKLNSVSALINGELYAGVYIDFMGTDASIFRTLGKQTAMRTDQYNSIWLNDPTFIKAHLIPDSAEKNDDKLYFFFREKASEMGQSPMAQSRIGRICLNDDGGHCCLVNKWSTFLKARLICSVPGVDGIETHFDELRDVFIQPTQDIKNPVIYGVFSVSGSVFKGSAVCVYSMADIRQVFNGPYAHKEGPNYQWVAYTGKIPYPRPGTCPGGTFTPNMKSTKDYPDEVINFMRNHPTMYNAVYPIHKRPLVVRNNVDYEFTTITVDQVAAADGSYEVLFLGTDRGTVQKVIVLPRDDLQTEELVLEEVEVFRVPTPITTMKISSKRQQLYVGSVLGVTHLALHRCDVYGEACADCCLARDPYCAWDGKSCTRYSVSQKRSDPSRRSRRQDVKYGNPIHQCRGYNSNANKNTLEMVQYGVEGSTTFLECQARSPHVSLKWHLQRENSDRRKEIRSEGRTVKTEQGLLLRSLQSSDSGVYQCTSTEKNFKHTLVKLQLVVLSSRTVNNVLVETGSPAQPPLQSSAWTPSAGQYKDLLTILSQPEMGLINQYCQDYWQLGEGSPGDPILAISKARGLKELKEQKKPRNRRHHNDEDDEDEHTNPAET; encoded by the exons agctGAGGTCTACTGGCACTGCCCACCACTTCTCCTTCCTGCTCAACTCAACTGACTACCGTATCCTGCGTATGGACGAGGACCACGACCGCATGTACGTCGGCAGCAAGGACTACATCCTGTCCCTGGACCTGCATGACATCAACAAGGAGCCGCTCATA ATTCACTGGCCTGTGGCTCCTCAGAGGAAGACAGAGTGTGTTTTGTCGGGGAAGGATACCAAC GGGGAATGTGGGAACTTCATCCGTTTGATCGAGCCGTGGAACCGGACCCACCTATACGTGTGTGGAACAGGGGCCTACAACCCCATCTGCACCTATGTGGACCGCGGACGCAGGTCCCAG GAATATATCTTCCGTTTGGAGCCAGGCAAAGTGGATTCGGGGAAAGGCAAATGTCCTTACGACCCTAAACTCAACAGCGTCTCAGCTTTGATCA ATGGGGAGCTCTACGCAGGGGTCTACATTGACTTCATGGGGACAGACGCGTCCATCTTCCGTACTCTGGGGAAACAGACAGCCATGAGGACGGACCAATACAACTCCATATGGTTAAATG ATCCCACATTCATCAAGGCGCACCTCATCCCAGACAGTGCTGAGAAGAACGATGACAAGCTCTACTTCTTCTTCCGGGAGAAGGCTTCAGAGATGGGCCAGAGTCCCATGGCCCAGTCCAGGATAGGCAGGATCTGTCTG AATGATGATGGTGGACACTGCTGTCTGGTCAACAAGTGGAGCACTTTCCTGAAGGCCAGACTCATCTGCTCTGTACCTGGAGTGGACGGCATAGAGACCCACTTTGATGAGCTCC GAGACGTGTTCATCCAGCCAACTCAGGACATCAAGAATCCTGTCATCTATGGCGTGTTCTCAGTTTCAGG GTCAGTGTTCAAGGGCTCAGCAGTGTGTGTCTACTCCATGGCTGACATCCGTCAGGTCTTCAATGGACCCTATGCTCACAAGGAGGGGCCCAACTACCAGTGGGTGGCCTACACTGGGAAGATCCCCTACCCTCGGCCTGGGACG TGTCCCGGAGGTACGTTCACCCCCAACATGAAGTCCACTAAGGATTACCCAGACGAGGTGATTAACTTCATGCGGAACCACCCCACcatgtacaacgctgtgtacccAATACACAAGCGCCCCCTGGTGGTCCGGAACAATGTGGACTATGAGTTCACCACCATCACTGTGGACCAGGTGGCCGCTGCCGATGGGAGCTACGAGGTCCTATTCCTGGGGACAG ACAGGGGGACGGTTCAGAAGGTGATTGTCCTACCCAGAGATGACCTGCAGACAGAggagctggttctggaggaggtggaggtgttcAGG GTGCCAACTCCCATAACCACCATGAAGATTTCATCCAAAAGG CAACAGCTGTACGTGGGTTCAGTGTTGGGTGTGACCCACCTTGCCCTCCATCGCTGTGACGTGTACGGGGAGGCGTGTGCTGACTGCTGCCTGGCCCGGGACCCTTACTGCGCCTGGGACGGCAAGTCCTGTACCCGCTACTCTGTCTCGCAAAAGAG ATCTGACCCCTCTAGGCGCAGCCGTCGACAGGATGTAAAGTATGGTAACCCAATCCACCAGTGCAGAGGCTATAACTCTAACG CCAATAAGAACACGCTGGAGATGGTGCAGTATGGGGTGGAGGGCAGCACTACGTTCCTGGAATGTCAGGCCAGGTCCCCTCATGTGTCTCTAAAATGGCACCTGCAGAGGGAGAACAGCGACAGGAGGAAAGAG ATCCGCTCTGAGGGCCGGACAGTGAAAACAGAGCAAGGTCTCCTGCTGCGTTCCCTCCAGTCGTCCGACAGCGGAGTCTACCAGTGCACGTCCACAGAGAAGAACTTCAAACACACGTTGGTCAAGCTGCAGCTGGTGGTCCTGTCCAGCCGCACGGTCAACAACGTCCTGGTGGAGACGGGCAGCCCGGCCCAACCACCCCTCCAGTCCAGCGCATGGACCCCCAGCGCGGGTCAGTACAAGGACCTGCTGACCATCCTGAGCCAGCCGGAGATGGGCCTGATCAACCAATACTGTCAGGACTACTGGCAGCTGGGAGAGGGCAGTCCGGGGGACCCCATACTGGCCATCAGCAAGGCCAGGGGACTCAAGGAGCTGAAAGAGCAGAAGAAGCCCCGCAACCGCCGGCATCACAATGATGAGGATGACGAAGATGAGCACACCAACCCAGCCGAGACATGA
- the LOC121578392 gene encoding semaphorin-3F-like isoform X4 encodes MLWDKLWWLSTLLALSAQALPTLPIEPLSAPRVFLSFKELRSTGTAHHFSFLLNSTDYRILRMDEDHDRMYVGSKDYILSLDLHDINKEPLIIHWPVAPQRKTECVLSGKDTNGECGNFIRLIEPWNRTHLYVCGTGAYNPICTYVDRGRRSQEYIFRLEPGKVDSGKGKCPYDPKLNSVSALINGELYAGVYIDFMGTDASIFRTLGKQTAMRTDQYNSIWLNDPTFIKAHLIPDSAEKNDDKLYFFFREKASEMGQSPMAQSRIGRICLNDDGGHCCLVNKWSTFLKARLICSVPGVDGIETHFDELRDVFIQPTQDIKNPVIYGVFSVSGSVFKGSAVCVYSMADIRQVFNGPYAHKEGPNYQWVAYTGKIPYPRPGTCPGGTFTPNMKSTKDYPDEVINFMRNHPTMYNAVYPIHKRPLVVRNNVDYEFTTITVDQVAAADGSYEVLFLGTDRGTVQKVIVLPRDDLQTEELVLEEVEVFRVPTPITTMKISSKRQQLYVGSVLGVTHLALHRCDVYGEACADCCLARDPYCAWDGKSCTRYSVSQKRRSRRQDVKYGNPIHQCRGYNSNANKNTLEMVQYGVEGSTTFLECQARSPHVSLKWHLQRENSDRRKEIRSEGRTVKTEQGLLLRSLQSSDSGVYQCTSTEKNFKHTLVKLQLVVLSSRTVNNVLVETGSPAQPPLQSSAWTPSAGQYKDLLTILSQPEMGLINQYCQDYWQLGEGSPGDPILAISKARGLKELKEQKKPRNRRHHNDEDDEDEHTNPAET; translated from the exons agctGAGGTCTACTGGCACTGCCCACCACTTCTCCTTCCTGCTCAACTCAACTGACTACCGTATCCTGCGTATGGACGAGGACCACGACCGCATGTACGTCGGCAGCAAGGACTACATCCTGTCCCTGGACCTGCATGACATCAACAAGGAGCCGCTCATA ATTCACTGGCCTGTGGCTCCTCAGAGGAAGACAGAGTGTGTTTTGTCGGGGAAGGATACCAAC GGGGAATGTGGGAACTTCATCCGTTTGATCGAGCCGTGGAACCGGACCCACCTATACGTGTGTGGAACAGGGGCCTACAACCCCATCTGCACCTATGTGGACCGCGGACGCAGGTCCCAG GAATATATCTTCCGTTTGGAGCCAGGCAAAGTGGATTCGGGGAAAGGCAAATGTCCTTACGACCCTAAACTCAACAGCGTCTCAGCTTTGATCA ATGGGGAGCTCTACGCAGGGGTCTACATTGACTTCATGGGGACAGACGCGTCCATCTTCCGTACTCTGGGGAAACAGACAGCCATGAGGACGGACCAATACAACTCCATATGGTTAAATG ATCCCACATTCATCAAGGCGCACCTCATCCCAGACAGTGCTGAGAAGAACGATGACAAGCTCTACTTCTTCTTCCGGGAGAAGGCTTCAGAGATGGGCCAGAGTCCCATGGCCCAGTCCAGGATAGGCAGGATCTGTCTG AATGATGATGGTGGACACTGCTGTCTGGTCAACAAGTGGAGCACTTTCCTGAAGGCCAGACTCATCTGCTCTGTACCTGGAGTGGACGGCATAGAGACCCACTTTGATGAGCTCC GAGACGTGTTCATCCAGCCAACTCAGGACATCAAGAATCCTGTCATCTATGGCGTGTTCTCAGTTTCAGG GTCAGTGTTCAAGGGCTCAGCAGTGTGTGTCTACTCCATGGCTGACATCCGTCAGGTCTTCAATGGACCCTATGCTCACAAGGAGGGGCCCAACTACCAGTGGGTGGCCTACACTGGGAAGATCCCCTACCCTCGGCCTGGGACG TGTCCCGGAGGTACGTTCACCCCCAACATGAAGTCCACTAAGGATTACCCAGACGAGGTGATTAACTTCATGCGGAACCACCCCACcatgtacaacgctgtgtacccAATACACAAGCGCCCCCTGGTGGTCCGGAACAATGTGGACTATGAGTTCACCACCATCACTGTGGACCAGGTGGCCGCTGCCGATGGGAGCTACGAGGTCCTATTCCTGGGGACAG ACAGGGGGACGGTTCAGAAGGTGATTGTCCTACCCAGAGATGACCTGCAGACAGAggagctggttctggaggaggtggaggtgttcAGG GTGCCAACTCCCATAACCACCATGAAGATTTCATCCAAAAGG CAACAGCTGTACGTGGGTTCAGTGTTGGGTGTGACCCACCTTGCCCTCCATCGCTGTGACGTGTACGGGGAGGCGTGTGCTGACTGCTGCCTGGCCCGGGACCCTTACTGCGCCTGGGACGGCAAGTCCTGTACCCGCTACTCTGTCTCGCAAAAGAG GCGCAGCCGTCGACAGGATGTAAAGTATGGTAACCCAATCCACCAGTGCAGAGGCTATAACTCTAACG CCAATAAGAACACGCTGGAGATGGTGCAGTATGGGGTGGAGGGCAGCACTACGTTCCTGGAATGTCAGGCCAGGTCCCCTCATGTGTCTCTAAAATGGCACCTGCAGAGGGAGAACAGCGACAGGAGGAAAGAG ATCCGCTCTGAGGGCCGGACAGTGAAAACAGAGCAAGGTCTCCTGCTGCGTTCCCTCCAGTCGTCCGACAGCGGAGTCTACCAGTGCACGTCCACAGAGAAGAACTTCAAACACACGTTGGTCAAGCTGCAGCTGGTGGTCCTGTCCAGCCGCACGGTCAACAACGTCCTGGTGGAGACGGGCAGCCCGGCCCAACCACCCCTCCAGTCCAGCGCATGGACCCCCAGCGCGGGTCAGTACAAGGACCTGCTGACCATCCTGAGCCAGCCGGAGATGGGCCTGATCAACCAATACTGTCAGGACTACTGGCAGCTGGGAGAGGGCAGTCCGGGGGACCCCATACTGGCCATCAGCAAGGCCAGGGGACTCAAGGAGCTGAAAGAGCAGAAGAAGCCCCGCAACCGCCGGCATCACAATGATGAGGATGACGAAGATGAGCACACCAACCCAGCCGAGACATGA
- the gnat1 gene encoding guanine nucleotide-binding protein G(t) subunit alpha-1, which translates to MGAGASAEDKHSKELEKKLKEDAEKDARTVKLLLLGAGESGKSTIVKQMKIIHQDGYSLEESMEFVTIIYSNTVQSIMAIVKGMTQLNIGYGDTAQQDDSRKLMHLADTIEEGSMPKELSDIIMRLWKDTGIQACYDRASEYQLNDSAGYYLNDLERLVQPGYIPTEQDMLRSRVKTTGIIESQFGLKDLNFRMFDVGGQRSERKKWIHCFEGVTCIIFIAALSAYDMVLVEDDEVNRMHESLHLFNSICNHRYFIATSIVLFLNKKDVFTEKIKKAHLSMCFPDYDGPNTYEDAGNYIKLQFLDLNLRRDIKEVYSHMTCATDTENVKFVFDAVTDIIIKENLKSCGLF; encoded by the exons ATGGGGGCCGGAGCGAGTGCAGAGGACAAGCACTCCAAAGAGCTGGAGAAGAAACTCAAGGAGGATGCAGAGAAGGACGCCAGGACAGTCAAGCTTCTTCTGCTGG GTGCTGGAGAATCAGGAAAGAGCACAATTGTCAAACAGATGAA AATTATCCATCAAGATGGTTACTCTCTTGAAGAGTCTATGGAGTTTGTTACCATCATTTACAGCAACACCGTTCAGTCCATCATGGCCATTGTAAAGGGCATGACTCAACTCAACATTGGCTATGGTGACACCGCTCAGCAG gatGATTCCAGGAAGCTCATGCACCTGGCAGACACCATTGAGGAGGGCTCCATGCCCAAGGAGCTGTCTGACATCATCATGCGGCTGTGGAAGGACACTGGTATCCAGGCATGCTACGACAGGGCCTCTGAGTACCAGCTTAACGACTCCGCTGGATA ctatctgaatgACTTGGAGAGGCTGGTCCAGCCTGGATACATCCCCACCGAGCAGGACATGTTGCGATCCAGAGTAAAGACCACTGGTATCATAGAGTCCCAGTTCGGCTTAAAAGACCTCAACTTCAG GATGTTTGACGTGGGTGGCCAGCGCTCAGAGAGGAAGAAATGGATCCACTGCTTTGAGGGTGTGACCTGTATTATCTTCATTGCTGCTCTGAGCGCCTACGACATGGTGCTGGTGGAGGATGACGAAGTG AACCGAATGCATGAGAGTCTCCACTTGTTCAACAGTATCTGTAACCACCGTTACTTTATTGCGACCTCCATCGTACTCTTCCTCAACAAGAAAGACGTCTTCACCGAGAAGATCAAGAAGGCTCATCTCAGCATGTGCTTCCCCGACTACGACG GCCCCAACACCTACGAAGATGCTGGTAACTACATCAAACTCCAGTTCCTGGACTTGAACTTGCGGCGAGATATCAAGGAGGTCTACTCACACATGACCTGTGCCACAGACACAGAGAACGTCAAGTTTGTGTTTGACGCTGTAACTGACATCATCATCAAAGAAAACCTAAAGAGTTGTGGTCTCTTCTAA